One part of the Thermanaeromonas sp. C210 genome encodes these proteins:
- a CDS encoding DUF3842 family protein translates to MRIAVVDGQGGGIGKHITSKIRKELPPEVEILALGTNAMATAAMLKAGANEGATGENAVVRNASRVDVIVGSLAIVLAESMLGEVTPRMAASIAASPALKLLLPLNRSGVEVVGVKEEPLPHLIDALVVRLKEWAMEAGKLTN, encoded by the coding sequence TTGCGCATTGCGGTAGTGGACGGGCAGGGCGGTGGCATCGGAAAGCACATCACCAGCAAGATACGCAAGGAGCTACCGCCGGAAGTGGAAATTCTGGCCCTGGGGACCAACGCCATGGCCACGGCGGCTATGCTCAAGGCCGGGGCCAATGAGGGAGCCACGGGGGAAAATGCCGTGGTACGCAATGCTTCCCGGGTAGACGTGATCGTGGGGTCCCTGGCCATTGTGCTGGCTGAAAGTATGCTGGGCGAGGTTACCCCCCGTATGGCCGCCAGCATTGCCGCCAGTCCGGCCCTAAAACTGCTGCTACCCCTCAACAGATCCGGTGTGGAGGTGGTAGGGGTCAAGGAGGAACCCCTACCCCATTTGATAGATGCCCTGGTAGTGCGGCTAAAGGAGTGGGCTATGGAGGCCGGTAAGCTTACGAACTAG
- a CDS encoding PDGLE domain-containing protein has product MTSTDRHQPKAKVMILLLVALAVAALLSPWASSSPDGLERVAEDLGFMYLAEGAPLLEGWMPDYLFPGLPHEGLATSLAGVIGTLVTLGATWGLGKLITLPRR; this is encoded by the coding sequence GTGACCTCAACCGACAGGCATCAACCCAAGGCCAAGGTGATGATCCTCCTTCTCGTCGCCCTGGCGGTGGCGGCCCTGCTATCCCCTTGGGCTTCCTCCAGCCCCGACGGCCTGGAGCGGGTAGCCGAAGACCTCGGTTTCATGTATTTGGCGGAAGGGGCCCCGTTACTGGAAGGCTGGATGCCGGACTACCTTTTTCCCGGCCTCCCACACGAGGGGCTGGCGACCTCCCTCGCGGGGGTGATAGGCACCCTTGTGACCTTGGGTGCTACCTGGGGCCTGGGCAAATTGATTACCCTGCCCAGGCGCTAA
- a CDS encoding ATP-binding cassette domain-containing protein has product MDLDYIIQIEDLYFRYKDGTVALQGLSLFIEGGKKVALLGPNGAGKSTLLLHLNAIHLPQRGRVRVAGREISRSTERWVRSRVGMVFQDPDDQLFSTTVKEDVAFGPRNLGLSPAEVEERVEVALAAVGMLAYRDRAPYHLSYGQKKRVAIAGVLAMEPDIIVMDEPMAFLDPAGQEAVRAILDRLHKEGKTLVIATHDVDFAASWAEDTIIMKGGRVLAQGGPEILLEPQLVREAGLRLPRVAEVFLGLLPANMKLPRDVSDARRILRSLIDNGWGAG; this is encoded by the coding sequence ATGGATTTGGACTATATTATCCAGATAGAGGATCTGTATTTCCGCTATAAAGACGGTACGGTGGCCCTCCAGGGCCTTTCTTTATTTATTGAGGGGGGTAAGAAGGTGGCCCTTTTGGGCCCCAATGGAGCAGGAAAGTCCACCCTCCTTTTACACTTGAATGCCATCCATCTGCCCCAGCGCGGCAGGGTACGGGTGGCGGGCCGGGAAATATCCAGGAGCACGGAACGCTGGGTGCGTTCCCGGGTGGGCATGGTATTCCAAGACCCGGACGATCAGCTCTTTTCTACCACGGTAAAAGAGGATGTAGCCTTTGGGCCGCGCAACCTGGGCCTTTCGCCTGCTGAAGTGGAAGAGCGGGTGGAAGTGGCCTTGGCAGCCGTAGGCATGCTGGCCTATCGGGATCGGGCTCCTTACCACCTCAGCTACGGCCAAAAGAAGCGGGTGGCTATAGCCGGGGTTCTGGCTATGGAACCGGACATTATTGTTATGGACGAACCCATGGCCTTTCTCGACCCTGCCGGCCAGGAAGCCGTACGGGCCATCCTCGACCGGCTCCATAAGGAAGGAAAAACCCTCGTTATCGCTACCCACGATGTCGACTTTGCTGCGTCCTGGGCCGAGGACACAATAATTATGAAAGGGGGACGTGTGCTGGCCCAGGGCGGTCCGGAGATTCTTCTGGAGCCCCAGTTAGTACGGGAAGCCGGCTTGCGCCTGCCCCGGGTAGCCGAAGTTTTCCTGGGTTTGTTGCCGGCAAATATGAAGTTGCCCCGGGATGTATCGGACGCCAGAAGGATCTTGCGTTCCCTCATTGACAACGGGTGGGGTGCCGGTTAA
- the ruvA gene encoding Holliday junction branch migration protein RuvA: MLAFLRGELRQVGPEGVLLEVNGLGFFVRTLPGADWPPVGSEVTVYTHLAVKEDALELYGFKTSEELKMFQILLGVSGMGPKGAQALLAAASPERLGQAIIEEDEGFLNALPGVGPKKAKRLVVELKDKLVKAGLRFDAGSSVPGPGEDEVLAALVGLGYSAAEVRGPLKKAREEMGPGAGTGELLRAVLKDLGSLKGL; encoded by the coding sequence TTGCTAGCGTTCCTGAGGGGTGAGTTGCGGCAGGTAGGGCCGGAAGGGGTGTTATTGGAGGTAAACGGGCTGGGGTTTTTCGTCCGTACCCTGCCCGGTGCCGACTGGCCGCCGGTAGGAAGCGAAGTAACAGTGTATACCCATCTGGCCGTAAAGGAGGACGCCCTGGAATTATACGGCTTTAAGACCTCCGAAGAACTAAAGATGTTCCAGATTTTGCTGGGAGTTAGCGGCATGGGGCCCAAGGGAGCCCAGGCTTTGCTGGCCGCCGCCTCCCCCGAACGCCTGGGTCAGGCCATTATTGAAGAGGACGAGGGTTTTCTCAACGCCCTCCCGGGGGTCGGCCCCAAAAAGGCCAAACGCCTGGTGGTGGAATTAAAGGACAAGCTGGTAAAGGCCGGCCTGCGGTTTGACGCCGGGTCCTCGGTCCCTGGTCCGGGTGAAGATGAAGTGTTGGCAGCTCTAGTGGGGCTGGGATACAGTGCAGCCGAAGTACGTGGACCCCTCAAGAAAGCCAGGGAAGAGATGGGCCCGGGGGCAGGCACGGGTGAGCTCTTGCGGGCCGTACTTAAAGATTTGGGCTCCCTTAAAGGGCTGTAA
- a CDS encoding YebC/PmpR family DNA-binding transcriptional regulator has translation MAGHSKWANIKHRKAKMDEKKGKLFTKIGRELIIAARMGGGDPEANPRLKAAIQKAKEANMPNENIQRAIMRGTGEIEGTAYEELTYEGYGPGGVALLLNIATDNRNRTAAEIRYIFSRNGGNLGESGCVSWMFRPRGVITIALPAGEKREEVALQAIEAGAEDVDDSDAEILEIYTEPGELEKVRQALAASGIEIAGAEVQMVPNTTVTIEDLETAAKVLKLVDLLEDHDDVQAVYSNFDIPQDIMERIS, from the coding sequence GTGGCCGGGCATTCCAAGTGGGCTAACATTAAACACCGGAAGGCCAAAATGGATGAAAAAAAGGGCAAGCTGTTTACGAAGATAGGCCGGGAGTTGATCATAGCCGCCAGGATGGGCGGTGGTGACCCGGAGGCCAATCCCCGCTTGAAAGCGGCCATCCAGAAGGCTAAGGAAGCCAATATGCCCAACGAAAACATCCAGCGGGCCATCATGCGCGGCACCGGGGAGATTGAGGGCACTGCCTATGAAGAGCTGACCTACGAGGGTTACGGACCGGGCGGGGTGGCCCTGCTTCTCAATATTGCTACCGACAACCGTAACCGCACGGCAGCGGAAATCCGGTATATTTTCTCCCGTAACGGCGGTAATCTGGGGGAGAGCGGGTGCGTGTCCTGGATGTTCCGGCCCCGGGGCGTCATCACCATTGCCCTTCCGGCGGGCGAAAAGCGGGAAGAGGTCGCCCTCCAGGCCATTGAGGCCGGAGCAGAGGATGTGGACGACAGCGATGCCGAGATCCTGGAAATCTACACCGAGCCGGGGGAACTGGAGAAGGTGCGCCAGGCCTTGGCTGCGAGCGGGATCGAAATTGCCGGCGCCGAGGTGCAGATGGTACCTAACACTACGGTGACTATTGAAGATCTGGAGACGGCGGCCAAGGTGTTGAAGCTGGTGGATCTCCTGGAAGACCACGATGACGTGCAGGCTGTTTATAGCAACTTTGATATTCCCCAGGATATTATGGAACGGATAAGCTGA
- the cysK gene encoding cysteine synthase A — translation MRVAENITELIGQTPVVKLNRLAGEGAEVWVKLEFFNPGSSVKDRIALSMIRQAEEEGRLKPGDTIVEPTSGNTGIGLAMVAASRGYRLILVMPETMSIERRKLLAAFGAEFILTPGTEGMRGAVEKAQELVQENPQFFMPQQFDNPANPAIHRETTAREILEQMGRRLDAFVAGVGTGGTITGVGEVLKKELPRVQVVAVEPAASPVLSGGQPGPHKIQGIGAGFVPKVFNRGVVDEIITVGNEEAMETSRRLAREEGILVGISSGAAVYAALQVARRLGKGRRVLAIAPDTGERYLSTELFKFDM, via the coding sequence ATGCGAGTAGCGGAAAACATAACCGAGTTGATCGGGCAGACGCCGGTGGTGAAACTTAATCGCCTGGCGGGGGAAGGGGCTGAGGTATGGGTTAAACTGGAATTCTTTAATCCCGGCTCCAGCGTAAAGGATCGTATCGCCCTGAGCATGATCAGGCAGGCTGAAGAGGAAGGACGCTTAAAGCCTGGGGACACCATTGTGGAACCAACCAGCGGCAACACGGGGATAGGCCTGGCCATGGTAGCCGCCTCACGGGGGTATCGGCTTATTTTGGTGATGCCGGAAACCATGAGCATTGAGAGGCGCAAGCTCCTGGCCGCCTTCGGTGCGGAGTTTATCCTTACCCCGGGTACGGAAGGAATGCGGGGAGCAGTGGAAAAGGCACAGGAGCTGGTGCAGGAAAATCCCCAATTTTTTATGCCCCAGCAGTTCGACAACCCGGCCAATCCTGCCATTCACCGGGAGACTACGGCCCGGGAAATACTGGAGCAAATGGGAAGACGCCTGGATGCCTTTGTAGCCGGCGTGGGTACCGGCGGGACCATAACGGGGGTGGGCGAAGTACTCAAAAAGGAGTTGCCGCGTGTGCAGGTCGTGGCCGTGGAACCTGCCGCCTCGCCCGTACTTTCGGGGGGACAGCCCGGACCCCACAAGATCCAGGGAATAGGGGCCGGGTTCGTACCCAAGGTATTTAACCGCGGAGTGGTTGATGAAATTATTACCGTGGGTAATGAAGAGGCCATGGAAACTTCCCGGCGGCTGGCCCGGGAAGAGGGCATCCTGGTCGGGATTTCTTCGGGTGCCGCGGTGTATGCTGCCCTGCAGGTGGCTCGCCGCCTGGGCAAGGGGAGGAGAGTCTTGGCCATAGCCCCCGATACGGGGGAAAGGTATCTTAGCACCGAGCTCTTTAAGTTCGATATGTAG
- the cbiQ gene encoding cobalt ECF transporter T component CbiQ, with product MVDLHAARAGTFPGRGKGLLPLQRVDSRVKLVAMVGYIALATGLTSWLSLLVGVAFLGLLIAFSGSGWRRAAARLAWASPLAVAMLLFLPAVTPGHPWHQIRMGPWELTLSLEGYGLAVLLGLRMVNALLAAALLLDTTPWGELMGALRSLRFPALLVQLIDFTLRYIFVTGDELARMNVALKARGFKSGRSLLDRDTFYTLGRVIGTLFIRSWKRSERVYQAMLARGMAGGHVPYTSPTRPGGWDLAWGLGIVGMGLGLRLLEPGGWIWTILSR from the coding sequence ATGGTGGACCTCCATGCCGCCCGGGCCGGGACTTTCCCCGGCCGGGGTAAGGGTTTGTTGCCCTTGCAGAGGGTAGATTCCCGGGTGAAACTGGTGGCCATGGTCGGATATATTGCCCTGGCTACGGGCCTTACTTCTTGGCTTTCATTGCTGGTGGGGGTCGCCTTTCTGGGCCTGTTAATCGCCTTTTCGGGCTCCGGGTGGCGCCGGGCAGCGGCCCGCCTTGCCTGGGCGTCGCCCCTGGCCGTAGCTATGCTCTTGTTCCTGCCGGCGGTGACCCCCGGGCACCCCTGGCACCAAATAAGGATGGGGCCCTGGGAGTTGACCTTGAGCCTCGAGGGTTACGGGCTGGCCGTCTTGCTAGGGTTGCGCATGGTTAACGCTTTATTAGCGGCCGCCTTGCTTCTGGACACCACCCCTTGGGGTGAACTCATGGGCGCTTTGAGGAGCCTGCGCTTTCCTGCCTTGCTGGTACAATTAATAGACTTTACCCTGCGCTATATTTTTGTCACCGGCGACGAGTTAGCCCGCATGAATGTGGCCCTTAAAGCGCGGGGTTTTAAAAGCGGTCGCAGCCTTCTGGACCGGGATACCTTTTACACTTTGGGCAGGGTAATCGGGACCCTTTTCATCCGCTCCTGGAAGCGGAGCGAACGTGTTTACCAGGCTATGCTCGCCCGGGGCATGGCCGGAGGCCATGTACCGTATACGTCTCCGACACGTCCAGGGGGATGGGATCTGGCCTGGGGGCTGGGTATCGTGGGAATGGGCCTAGGATTGCGGCTGCTGGAACCGGGGGGATGGATTTGGACTATATTATCCAGATAG
- the ruvC gene encoding crossover junction endodeoxyribonuclease RuvC has protein sequence MRILGIDPGTATTGYGLIETGREGMRLHGYGCLRTRAGDPLPLRLASLYEQLTALIREMEPSSMAIEELFFNKNVRTALSVGQARGVVLLAAAHARLPVVEYTPLQVKQAVTGYGRAPKDQVQRMVQAILKLPELPAPDDAADALAVAVCHAAYQSFRDQVEGGGFFC, from the coding sequence ATGCGAATTTTGGGTATTGACCCGGGCACCGCCACCACCGGATACGGCTTAATCGAGACGGGCAGAGAAGGTATGAGGCTGCACGGCTACGGTTGCCTTCGTACTCGGGCGGGCGACCCCCTGCCCCTTCGGCTGGCCTCTTTGTATGAACAATTGACCGCCCTCATCCGGGAAATGGAGCCTTCCTCCATGGCTATAGAGGAACTGTTTTTTAACAAAAACGTGCGCACGGCCTTGTCCGTGGGTCAGGCCAGGGGGGTGGTGCTGCTGGCTGCGGCCCACGCCCGGCTTCCCGTAGTGGAGTACACCCCTCTGCAGGTGAAACAGGCCGTCACCGGCTACGGCCGCGCTCCTAAGGATCAGGTGCAGCGAATGGTACAGGCCATTTTGAAATTGCCCGAGCTGCCCGCTCCCGACGACGCCGCCGATGCCCTGGCCGTGGCCGTGTGCCATGCGGCTTACCAGAGCTTCCGGGACCAAGTGGAGGGAGGGGGCTTCTTTTGCTAG
- a CDS encoding DUF2905 domain-containing protein yields MGDFGALGKMLVGVGLFLALLGLMIWGMGKLTSLGRLPGDIYIQRGNFTFYFPLVTSLILSLILTLVLNLFWRR; encoded by the coding sequence GTGGGGGATTTTGGGGCTTTAGGCAAGATGCTGGTGGGCGTGGGGCTATTTCTGGCCTTGCTGGGATTAATGATCTGGGGAATGGGTAAACTTACCTCCCTGGGGCGCTTACCGGGGGATATTTATATTCAAAGGGGCAATTTCACTTTTTATTTCCCCCTGGTTACCTCCCTTATTTTGAGTCTAATCCTCACCCTGGTGTTAAATCTCTTTTGGC
- a CDS encoding CooT family nickel-binding protein, with amino-acid sequence MCEANAYLLKGDKEELVLEGVDRVVPQEEGILLEDIFGKRKLLRARIKEMALVEHKIILEETE; translated from the coding sequence GTGTGCGAGGCTAACGCCTATCTTTTGAAGGGAGATAAAGAAGAGCTGGTCCTGGAGGGTGTGGACCGAGTCGTTCCCCAGGAAGAAGGGATTCTTTTAGAAGACATTTTCGGCAAGCGGAAACTCCTGCGGGCGCGCATTAAAGAGATGGCCCTGGTGGAACATAAGATCATCCTGGAGGAAACGGAATAA
- the ruvB gene encoding Holliday junction branch migration DNA helicase RuvB, with translation MERLVASTPHTGEQEIEASLRPQSLAEYIGQEQVKETLRIFIAAAKARGEALDHVLLCGPPGLGKTTLAGIIAREMGVQFRITSGPAIERPGDLAAILTNLQPGDVLFIDEIHRLPRSVEEILYPAMEDFGLDIVLGKGPGARSLRLALPRFTLVGATTRTGLLTSPLRERFGIMARLEFYREEELAAVVRRSAGILGVEIDPQGAWEIARRSRGTPRIANRLLKRVRDYAQVKAGGVITLQVAREALELLEVDEEGLDTLDRRLLATIIEKFGGGPVGLDTLAASLSEDAETLEDVYEPYLLQKGYLQRTPRGRVATELAYRHLGLKYNKGDGAVQLTIL, from the coding sequence ATGGAACGCCTGGTGGCCTCCACACCACATACCGGCGAACAGGAGATAGAAGCAAGCTTACGGCCCCAGTCTTTAGCCGAGTATATCGGCCAGGAGCAAGTTAAGGAAACCTTGCGCATTTTTATTGCCGCTGCCAAGGCCCGGGGCGAAGCCTTAGACCACGTACTTTTATGCGGCCCGCCCGGCCTGGGCAAGACTACCCTGGCCGGTATCATCGCCCGGGAAATGGGAGTACAGTTTCGTATCACTTCGGGACCGGCCATCGAACGCCCGGGCGACCTGGCGGCCATCCTGACGAACCTGCAGCCGGGGGACGTGCTATTCATAGATGAAATCCACCGGTTGCCGCGAAGCGTGGAAGAAATCCTTTACCCGGCCATGGAAGATTTCGGCCTGGACATCGTGCTGGGCAAGGGTCCTGGCGCTAGGTCTCTGCGCCTGGCCCTGCCGCGGTTTACCCTGGTGGGAGCCACCACCCGGACGGGCCTCCTCACCTCTCCTTTACGGGAGCGTTTCGGTATTATGGCCCGGCTGGAGTTTTACCGGGAAGAAGAGCTGGCCGCCGTGGTCCGGCGTTCGGCCGGAATACTGGGGGTAGAAATAGATCCCCAAGGTGCCTGGGAAATCGCCCGCCGCTCCCGGGGGACCCCGAGGATCGCCAACCGCCTCCTTAAAAGGGTGCGGGATTATGCCCAGGTAAAGGCCGGGGGGGTCATCACTTTACAAGTGGCGCGGGAAGCCCTTGAATTACTGGAAGTGGATGAGGAGGGCCTGGATACCCTGGACCGGCGCCTCCTGGCCACCATCATCGAAAAATTCGGAGGGGGACCTGTGGGTTTAGATACCCTGGCCGCCAGTTTGAGCGAAGATGCGGAAACCCTGGAGGACGTGTACGAACCCTATTTGCTGCAGAAGGGGTACCTCCAGCGCACGCCGCGGGGACGGGTGGCCACCGAATTGGCCTACCGGCATTTGGGGTTAAAATATAACAAGGGAGACGGAGCCGTCCAGCTAACCATCCTTTAA
- a CDS encoding energy-coupling factor ABC transporter permease, with protein MHIPDGFLDAKTWLGAAALSGAAVGYGLKKTGEALQDRQIPVLGVLGAFIFAAQMVNFPVGGGTSGHLLGAALATALLGPWSATLILTTVLIIQAIFFADGGITALGANVLNMAVIAPMAAHCVYRLLGGVRPLSVFLGSWCSVIAAATATALELALAGAVPLPAVLTAMVGWHLLIGIGEGLVTCAVVAFVSRSGLLPSASPYENGEGKIA; from the coding sequence ATGCACATTCCAGACGGCTTTTTGGACGCCAAGACATGGTTGGGAGCCGCAGCCTTAAGCGGCGCCGCCGTGGGTTACGGCCTTAAAAAAACCGGGGAGGCCCTTCAGGACCGGCAAATCCCCGTCCTGGGGGTCCTGGGGGCTTTCATCTTTGCCGCCCAAATGGTCAACTTCCCGGTGGGAGGGGGGACCTCCGGCCACCTCTTAGGTGCCGCTCTGGCTACGGCCCTGCTGGGCCCCTGGAGCGCCACTCTTATTTTGACCACTGTACTGATCATCCAGGCTATTTTCTTTGCGGATGGGGGGATTACTGCCCTGGGCGCTAATGTGTTAAATATGGCTGTTATAGCCCCCATGGCAGCCCATTGTGTTTATAGACTCTTGGGCGGCGTGCGGCCCCTGAGTGTTTTCTTGGGCAGCTGGTGCTCGGTGATAGCTGCGGCAACCGCGACAGCTTTGGAACTGGCCCTGGCGGGAGCAGTCCCGTTACCCGCGGTGTTGACGGCTATGGTGGGTTGGCACCTACTCATAGGTATCGGAGAGGGGCTTGTAACCTGCGCGGTGGTGGCTTTCGTGAGCCGCAGCGGTCTATTGCCGTCCGCAAGTCCCTACGAGAACGGGGAGGGGAAAATAGCGTGA
- the yunB gene encoding sporulation protein YunB: MRRRWRRPGGRAKVWVLVLLGGLALLAALEWRLKPAMERLAVAQAQWVATEAIQEAVLERIAGEVKYNDLIQPASDESRQVVFMEADVLRISRLQAEAQLAIQEKLSELKGHRYPLPLGQLLGWHVVAALGPPIPVSFVPMGTVAVTLGDSFEAAGINQTRHRIYLQVESNVQVIAPLLAEQVRVESRIPVAEAIIVGPVPQTYLSFNMEPGKGILHSPSF; encoded by the coding sequence ATGCGTCGGCGGTGGCGCCGGCCCGGAGGACGGGCAAAGGTTTGGGTCCTGGTGTTGCTGGGCGGTCTGGCCTTACTGGCGGCCCTGGAGTGGCGCCTGAAGCCAGCCATGGAAAGGCTGGCCGTGGCCCAAGCCCAGTGGGTAGCCACCGAAGCCATTCAAGAGGCGGTTTTGGAGCGGATAGCTGGAGAGGTAAAATATAATGATTTGATCCAACCGGCCAGCGACGAGAGCCGGCAGGTGGTGTTCATGGAGGCCGACGTGTTACGCATAAGCAGGCTGCAGGCGGAAGCCCAGCTGGCCATCCAAGAAAAGCTATCGGAGTTGAAGGGCCACAGGTATCCCCTGCCCCTCGGGCAGCTGCTGGGATGGCATGTGGTCGCCGCCCTCGGTCCTCCCATCCCCGTGAGCTTTGTGCCTATGGGTACGGTAGCTGTTACCCTGGGGGACAGCTTCGAGGCGGCGGGCATCAACCAAACCCGTCACCGAATCTATTTGCAGGTGGAGAGTAATGTGCAGGTAATAGCTCCGTTGCTGGCGGAACAGGTGAGGGTGGAATCCCGGATACCGGTAGCAGAGGCCATTATTGTAGGGCCGGTTCCCCAAACCTATCTCTCCTTTAATATGGAACCGGGCAAGGGCATACTCCACTCCCCGAGCTTTTAA